A region of Cucumis melo cultivar AY chromosome 2, USDA_Cmelo_AY_1.0, whole genome shotgun sequence DNA encodes the following proteins:
- the LOC103487443 gene encoding EPIDERMAL PATTERNING FACTOR-like protein 1 isoform X1: MALKHSLLLILPLLFSLFLSHPTSGHEQNFSSSSSSSSKQKELVIGSRPPQCFNKCLNCKPCVAALVISQRHNNNNNLVVSNLEADLLPVPEDDAYYLLSWKYFRAHLMVQIPYQV; encoded by the exons ATGGCTTTAAAACACTCTCTCCTACTCATTCTTCCTCTcttattttccctttttctctcCCACCCCACATCAG GGCATGAACagaatttttcttcttcttcttcttcttcttctaagcAGAAGGAATTGGTAATTGGGTCAAGACCACCACAGTGCTTTAATAAGTGCTTAAATTGCAAGCCATGTGTTGCTGCTTTGGTTATTTCTCAGCgccataataataataataatcttgtTGTTTCTAATTTGGAGGCAGATCTTCTTCCAGTTCCTGAAGATGATGCTTATTATCTTCTCTCATGGAAAT ACTTTAGAGCTCATCTTATGGTCCAAATACCATACCAGGTTTAA
- the LOC103487443 gene encoding EPIDERMAL PATTERNING FACTOR-like protein 8 isoform X2, with the protein MALKHSLLLILPLLFSLFLSHPTSGHEQNFSSSSSSSSKQKELVIGSRPPQCFNKCLNCKPCVAALVISQRHNNNNNLVVSNLEADLLPVPEDDAYYLLSWKCLKRRGLSKRMF; encoded by the exons ATGGCTTTAAAACACTCTCTCCTACTCATTCTTCCTCTcttattttccctttttctctcCCACCCCACATCAG GGCATGAACagaatttttcttcttcttcttcttcttcttctaagcAGAAGGAATTGGTAATTGGGTCAAGACCACCACAGTGCTTTAATAAGTGCTTAAATTGCAAGCCATGTGTTGCTGCTTTGGTTATTTCTCAGCgccataataataataataatcttgtTGTTTCTAATTTGGAGGCAGATCTTCTTCCAGTTCCTGAAGATGATGCTTATTATCTTCTCTCATGGAAAT GTTTAAAGAGAAGGGGTCTAAGCAAAAGAATGTTCTAA
- the LOC103487444 gene encoding EIN3-binding F-box protein 1-like has protein sequence MPTLLNYTGDDEFHPTSMEDFPCFLPVSSRINVCFQPNKRVRANLKIPFRRDDTNPSIDDLPDECLFEIFKRLYNGKSKSSCACVSKRWLMLLSSIRVEETENNGYLTRHLEGKKATDIRLAAIAIGINNKGGLGKLSIKGLNSICRVTNVGLTSIAYGCSSLRALSLWNIALIGDEGLLEIAKECHLLEKFDVCQCPLISNKALIAIAEGCPNLTVLSIESCPNIGNEGMQAIGRSCSKLESISIKDCSLIGDSGVSSLISSACSSLHKVKLQGLNITDFSLAVIGHYGNVVNHLTLCSLKNVSEKGFWVMGNAQALKLLVSLTISSCQGVTNVSLEAIGNGCKSLKQICLQKCSFISGEELAAFSKAARTLESLQLEECNRITISGIIGLLTNHESNLKSLVLVKCSGIKDTTLQFPLLSYSSSLRWLSIRNCTGFGAGSLALVGRLCSQLQHLDLVGLYGLTDAVLVPLLESCEGLVKVNLSGCLNLTDKSILALARLHGATLQLVNLEGCRKITDQSLVAIADNLLVLNELDVSNCAVSDRGLIALARAQHINLLILSLAGCCGITSRSLPSLERLGKTLVGLNLKGCNSISNGSIEVLVENLWRCDILV, from the exons ATGCCTACTCTCCTTAATTACACTG GAGATGATGAATTTCACCCCACTTCCATGGAGGATTTCCCCTGTTTTCTCCCCGTTTCTTCTCGCATTAATGTGTGTTTTCAACCCAACAAAAGGGTTCGTGCCAATCTCAAAATCCCATTTCGGAGAGACGATACAAATCCTTCTATTGATGATCTTCCTGATGAATGTCTCTTTGAAATCTTTAAACGTTTGTATAATGGGAAATCAAAAAGCTCTTGTGCTTGTGTTTCCAAGCGATGGCTTATGCTTCTAAGCAGCATCCGAGTGGAGGAAACTGAAAATAATGGATATCTTACAAGACATTTAGAAGGGAAGAAAGCTACAGATATAAGACTTGCTGCTATTGCTATAGGAATCAATAACAAGGGAGGATTGGGGAAGCTTTCTATTAAAGGGTTGAACTCTATTTGTAGAGTTACTAATGTTGGTCTTACATCCATAGCCTACGGTTGCTCTTCCCTTCGAGCTCTTTCGCTTTGGAATATCGCTTTGATCGGGGACGAGGGGTTGTTGGAGATAGCTAAAGAATGCCATTTGTTAGAGAAATTTGATGTATGTCAATGCCCTTTGATTTCCAACAAGGCTTTGATTGCAATAGCTGAAGGTTGTCCTAATTTGACTGTTTTGAGTATTGAATCTTGTCCAAATATTGGGAATGAGGGTATGCAAGCTATTGGAAGATCATGTTCTAAGTTGGAGTCCATCTCTATAAAGGATTGTTCTCTTATTGGGGATTCCGGAGTTTCGAGTTTGATCTCTTCTGCTTGTTCTTCGTTGCATAAAGTGAAGCTTCAGGGTTTGAATATCACCGATTTCTCTCTTGCTGTGATTGGACATTATGGAAATGTTGTAAATCATTTGACCCTTTGCAGCCTAAAAAATGTGAGTGAGAAGGGATTTTGGGTTATGGGAAATGCTCAAGCTTTGAAGCTATTGGTTTCATTGACAATTAGTTCTTGTCAAGGAGTTACAAATGTAAGCCTTGAAGCCATAGGCAATGGATGTAAAAGCTTGAAGCAGATATGTCTACAAAAGTGCAGTTTTATTTCTGGTGAAGAACTTGCAGCCTTTTCCAAGGCTGCAAGAACTCTAGAGAGTCTCCAATTGGAAGAATGTAACAGAATCACAATTTCTGGTATTATCGGTTTGTTGACAAACCATGAATCAAACCTCAAATCTCTAGTGCTTGTTAAATGCTCAGGAATCAAGGATACAACACTGCAATTTCCTTTGCTCTCTTACAGCTCGTCTCTTCGATGGCTATCGATACGCAATTGTACCGGTTTTGGTGCGGGAAGCCTAGCCTTAGTTGGGAGGCTGTGCTCTCAGCTTCAACACCTTGATCTTGTGGGGCTCTATGGTTTAACAGATGCAGTGTTGGTTCCTTTACTTGAGAGCTGTGAAGGACTAGTGAAGGTGAATCTCAGTGGTTGTTTGAATTTAACCGACAAGTCGATTCTCGCTTTAGCTCGACTCCATGGAGCTACTCTTCAACTAGTTAATCTTGAAGGTTGTAGGAAGATCACTGATCAGAGCTTGGTGGCAATAGCAGATAACTTACTAGTTCTCAATGAACTAGATGTTTCCAATTGTGCAGTTTCGGATCGTGGGCTCATCGCGCTCGCTCGTGCACAGCATATCAATCTGTTAATCCTCTCATTGGCAGGGTGTTGTGGGATAACAAGTAGAAGTTTGCCTTCTCTTGAAAGATTAGGAAAAACTTTGGTGGGGTTGAACCTCAAAGGATGCAACTCCATCAGCAATGGCTCAATTGAGGTTCTTGTAGAGAACCTGTGGAGATGTGACATCCTTGTATAA
- the LOC103487443 gene encoding uncharacterized protein LOC103487443 isoform X3 has translation MALKHSLLLILPLLFSLFLSHPTSGHEQNFSSSSSSSSKQKELIFFQFLKMMLIIFSHGNTLELILWSKYHTRFKEKGSKQKNVLRKEETNGKLRYYVVGLFVSVSHVVLSN, from the exons ATGGCTTTAAAACACTCTCTCCTACTCATTCTTCCTCTcttattttccctttttctctcCCACCCCACATCAG GGCATGAACagaatttttcttcttcttcttcttcttcttctaagcAGAAGGAATTG ATCTTCTTCCAGTTCCTGAAGATGATGCTTATTATCTTCTCTCATGGAAAT ACTTTAGAGCTCATCTTATGGTCCAAATACCATACCAGGTTTAAAGAGAAGGGGTCTAAGCAAAAGAATGTTCTAAGAAAGGAAGAGACTAATGGGAAATTGAGATATTATGTTGTGGGTTTGTTTGTATCGGTTAGTCATGTGGTTTTGAGTAATTGA